GATAACGACTACCACCTTCTAGCGTCCGGTCAACTAATAAGGGGTCTTGGGTCATTACTTCACCTGCCAAAGGTAAACCCATTTGTTTAATTTTCCAGGGTAATTTGGCAGCAGTTGATATTGGTGTATTTAAGATAGCTAAATTGGCAATTTGTTCTGGATGACGCAAAGCATATTGTAGTCCTACAGAACCTAAAAAGCCTTGGACAACTAAAGAAAAATGTTCAAGTTCTAGGGCTTTAACAAATCCTTCTAAAGCTGTGATAAAAGCATCGGGAGTGTAAGCAAAATCTCGTTTTTCTGGTTTTAAAGAATTGCCGTAACCAATCCAATCTGGTGCGATCGCTCTTGTACCTTGATTGGCTAAAGCAGGTATAATATTACGCCAACTATAACTTTGGGAAACCAAGCCGTGGAGCAGTAACACAGGCGCTAAGTCAGTTCTGCCGATCGGTAAAGACTCTCGATAAAACCATTCCAGTGAATCTACATTGATTTTATTTTCTGTTATTGACACGCTATATTCCTATGGAATTGGGCATTGGGCATTGGGAATTGGGAATTGGGAATTGGGCATTTATACTGAGCGAAGTCGAAGTATTGGGCATTGGGTAAGAAACTTGTTAAATAATTCTCCCTTGTCTCCCTTGTCTCCCTCATCCCTCTCATCCCCCTAATTTCCCTACTCCCTACTCCCCACTTCCTGAGAAATAATCATCTCACGAATTGCATAAGCTGTGGCGGGTGCGAGTAAAACACCGTTGCGATAGTGTCCAGTAGCTAGGAGGATGTTACTAAACCCTGGCAACCTACCAATAACTGGGGCAGGTCGTCCTTCAGGGCGGGGACGTAACCCCAACCAAGTGCGGAGAATTTTTGCTGTGGCTAATTCTGGACAAAATGCGATCGCTTGTTCTCTAACAGATTCCAGCAATTCTTGATTTGGCAGTATCTCATCGCCATGACTAGGAAATTCCACGGTTGCACCTACCCAATAATCTCCACCGCCCACAGGAACAATATGGACATCGTTACCCGTTATCGCTGGCTGAAAGTCGGGATTGCCCAATGGATGTCCTAGACGCATTTGCAATGCTTGCCCTAGCACAGGGCGGATATCAATTATTTGATTTAATTTTGCTGTTAGCGGCGTTGAACCTAGCCCTGCTGCAACTACAAACCAATCTGCGGCTATTTTTCCTTCTGTAGTCTCAAGTTGAACACAAAACTGGGGAGAAGTATCAAGTTGTGAGGTTTGGACATCCAAAACAGTCACGCCAAACTTGAAAGTTACACCGTTTTGCTGGGCAGCCTCAACTAAAGCTAATGTGAGAGCAGTTGGATCGAGTTGACGGTCTTGGGGAGAATAGACAGCGCCAGTAATTTTTTCACGATTAACTTGAGGACAAATGTTCTGGAGTTTAGCTGTGTCCCAGATTTCTAAATGCCAGCCTTGAGAGTGGCGAATTTCTACAAGTTTTTCCCATGCTGCTAAATTCTCTTCTTCCAAGCTAAGACTAAGAATTCCTTGGCGATTAAATGGGATTTTGCGACCTGTTAAAGCTTCTAATTCTGGAATCAAAGTTTCATAGCGTTGGATGCTAGTTTGTCGCATCTGCCAAGCTTTGCCCTTTATTTTTTGGCTGATTGCGCCCATCAAAACGCCAAGTGCAGCCCCTGTAGAAGCTTGTGCTGGTGGTTGGCGATCGCAAACCGTAATCTTTAGCCCTTTGACTTGACTAAGTTCATAAGCGATCGCAGCCCCAATTACACCACAACCGATAATAACTACATGACTCATCGCTATTTTAAAGGGAAGCAGGGGAAGCAGGGGAAGATCAGGGAGCAATTTTTACTCTCCCTCATCCCCCTTTGCCTATCTTAACCTTGGGCTTAACTTGCCTCTGGTTCACTGCTAGTCTTGGGAAGCAGATCGAGGAATTTGTCAATGTCTTTGAAAGCAGCTTGGGATGTACTCAAGGCAATTTGAGGATTGCTTGCACTGGTAGCTTTATCGAGTTTAACCAGATTGTTAAACAAATCTCGCGTTATTTGGCGTGCTTTGGGTTGGTCTTTGGTGAGAAGGTTAGGAGTGACATAAGTCAAATTCAGCCTTGCTTCTGTTATGGGGCCATGTATAAAGTTACGCACATTGATCCAATCACCTTTTTGGATCAGGGTTTTCAACTCTTCTGAGCGATCGCGCACAACCTGAATTTCAGGAACGTATTCCTGAATTCTTTCCAGTTGTGTTGCTGTGTAACTTGGAGGTGCTACCGCAACACCAGGGCTGCCACAACTCAGGAGAAATGTGGCCAATAATACTAGAACAAATGAAAAAATCGAGCGTTGACGCGCCATAATAATGAACTCAATTGCTTTGTGTTTGCCGATTAACAGTGTCATTTTAGATCGTCGCTAGCGCAATTTATCGTTTACTCTAGTCGCATAACCGTCACATCAAGTTAAAATCACCTTTTCACCAAATTTTAGTAGTTCAGTAGCACCATGAGCGTCTACCTTTTCTTGACAACCCTTAAATGTTGATTTACCGAAAGCGATCGCAAAAAAAACGGACACAATAACTCGCACTCAGGATTTGCCGTTATACGAAACAGCCGCTTGTAGTGTAATCGCCCAATCTTGTGGAGAGTGTGTTACAAGTCAAGCGATCGCCCATGTATGAAGCTTGATGAACGTGCGATGTTTGTTCTCAAGAGTGCGATCGCGGATCTTAATTACAAATTATTCCTTAAGCATTTCCAATAACTGCGCCTCGCTTAACTGCGTGATTCCCAAAGAGAGCGCTTTTTCTAATTTAGAACCGGCATCTTCTCCTACCACCAAATAATCTGTTTTTTTACTCACTGAATCAGTCACTTTTCCACCAGCTTTTTGAATCAAAGCCTTTGCCTCATCCCGTTTTAAGGTTGGCAATGTCCCTGTAACGACAAAAGTTTTACCTGCAAACTTTTGATTACCATCACCAACTATTTTTGTTTCTTCTGGGGCAGTTAATTGCAATCCTTCTGCTTGCAAGCGTTCTATCAATCTTTGGTTGGCATCAATCCGAAACCACTGGTACACAGATTGAGCAATTTCAGCACCAATACCATAAATTCCTTCAATATCTGATTGTTTTGCTGTCGCTAACTGGTCTACGGTGAAATATTTCTGAGTCAAAAGTTGAGCATTAACACTCCCAACGTGACGGATGCCTAAACCATACAATACCCTTGACCAAGGTTGATTTTTTGATTGAGCGATCGCATCTACTAATTTCTCTGCTGACTTTTCCCCCATCCTTTCTAATTCACATAATTTGCTTTCTGTCAACTCATATAAATCGGCAACAGAATGCACCAAAGCTTTATCAACGAGTTGATGCACGCATTTTTCCCCCAAGCCTTTAATATCCAAGGCATCACGACTTACCCAATGTTCAATGGAACCTTTGAGAATCGCCGCACAAGAAGCATTGACGCACCGAGTCACCGCCTCACCTGATTCTCGCACCACTGCTTGATTGCACACTGGGCAATGGGTGGGCATTACGAAGGGTTCAGTGTCAGTAGGACGGAGTTCTTTGAGTACCCTCACCACTTCTGGAATGATTTCTCCAGCTTTGCGGACAATGACAGTATCACCAATGCGAATATCTAATTGAGCAATGCGATCGCTGTTATGTAAAGTGGCGCGAGAAACTGTTGTCCCCGCCAGTTGCACAGGACGCATTTCTGCTAACGGTGTTAATGCCCCCGTTCGTCCGACATTTACAGCAATATTTTCTACACGGGTAGGTGCTTCTTCGGCGGGATACTTCAAAGCGATCGCCCAGCGAGGAAATTTCTGGGTAAACCCTAGCTGTTCTTGGAGTTTAAAAGAGTTCAGTTTTACTACTACCCCATCAGTCATGTAGGGTAAATTCAGGCGTTCCGTATCCCAATATTCATAATATTTTGCCACTTCTGCGATCGAGGGACAAAGTTTGTGGTTGGGGTTGACTCGAAAACCCATCTTTTCTAACAACTCCAACGCTTCCCATTGGGTATTAGCAATACTGGTGTCATCTCTACCAGGAATGTGCAGGGTATAGCCAAAGAAAGCTAACCGCCGTTTTGCGACAATGCGCGAGTCTAGTTGTCTGAGTGTACCTGCTGCGGCATTCCGGGGATTGGCGAATAATTGCTCGCTCGCTTTTTGCCTTTCCTCATTAATTTGTTTAAATACTTCCAACGGCAAAAACGCCTCGCCGCGTACTTCCACCCTTTCGAGAATTTCTAATCCTTCAAAATTCAAACGCAAGGGAATTGAGCGAATTGTCCGTACATTTTGGGTGATATCTTCACCCATCACCCCATCACCCCTAGTTGTCCCCCTAACTAGAATGCCATCTTGGTAGGTAAGAGCCAAAGCAGAACCATCAATTTTCAGTTCAGTGACATATTCCACTGAATCTATTTTCGGTACTTGTCGCCGCCAACGCTGATCCCACCCTTGCAACTCATCA
This Nostoc sp. KVJ3 DNA region includes the following protein-coding sequences:
- a CDS encoding alpha/beta fold hydrolase; translated protein: MSITENKINVDSLEWFYRESLPIGRTDLAPVLLLHGLVSQSYSWRNIIPALANQGTRAIAPDWIGYGNSLKPEKRDFAYTPDAFITALEGFVKALELEHFSLVVQGFLGSVGLQYALRHPEQIANLAILNTPISTAAKLPWKIKQMGLPLAGEVMTQDPLLVDRTLEGGSRYRIEDKDLDIYRKPFLKTSASGRSLLSSIRNLQLDSAMTEIESGFKEWQQPILIQWGMIDPWLSVDIAQNFTDSAPNTELIKLNNVGHYPQEHYHEAILEDLLPFVRRKDAH
- a CDS encoding NAD(P)/FAD-dependent oxidoreductase, which gives rise to MSHVVIIGCGVIGAAIAYELSQVKGLKITVCDRQPPAQASTGAALGVLMGAISQKIKGKAWQMRQTSIQRYETLIPELEALTGRKIPFNRQGILSLSLEEENLAAWEKLVEIRHSQGWHLEIWDTAKLQNICPQVNREKITGAVYSPQDRQLDPTALTLALVEAAQQNGVTFKFGVTVLDVQTSQLDTSPQFCVQLETTEGKIAADWFVVAAGLGSTPLTAKLNQIIDIRPVLGQALQMRLGHPLGNPDFQPAITGNDVHIVPVGGGDYWVGATVEFPSHGDEILPNQELLESVREQAIAFCPELATAKILRTWLGLRPRPEGRPAPVIGRLPGFSNILLATGHYRNGVLLAPATAYAIREMIISQEVGSRE
- the psbQ gene encoding photosystem II protein PsbQ: MARQRSIFSFVLVLLATFLLSCGSPGVAVAPPSYTATQLERIQEYVPEIQVVRDRSEELKTLIQKGDWINVRNFIHGPITEARLNLTYVTPNLLTKDQPKARQITRDLFNNLVKLDKATSASNPQIALSTSQAAFKDIDKFLDLLPKTSSEPEAS
- the ligA gene encoding NAD-dependent DNA ligase LigA, which codes for MTQIKPEVKRIEELRQLLQQASYAYYVLDTPMMEDAVYDQLYRELQQLEIQYPELTAPDSPTQRVGEKPATQFTSVRHNIPLYSLENAFNIDELQGWDQRWRRQVPKIDSVEYVTELKIDGSALALTYQDGILVRGTTRGDGVMGEDITQNVRTIRSIPLRLNFEGLEILERVEVRGEAFLPLEVFKQINEERQKASEQLFANPRNAAAGTLRQLDSRIVAKRRLAFFGYTLHIPGRDDTSIANTQWEALELLEKMGFRVNPNHKLCPSIAEVAKYYEYWDTERLNLPYMTDGVVVKLNSFKLQEQLGFTQKFPRWAIALKYPAEEAPTRVENIAVNVGRTGALTPLAEMRPVQLAGTTVSRATLHNSDRIAQLDIRIGDTVIVRKAGEIIPEVVRVLKELRPTDTEPFVMPTHCPVCNQAVVRESGEAVTRCVNASCAAILKGSIEHWVSRDALDIKGLGEKCVHQLVDKALVHSVADLYELTESKLCELERMGEKSAEKLVDAIAQSKNQPWSRVLYGLGIRHVGSVNAQLLTQKYFTVDQLATAKQSDIEGIYGIGAEIAQSVYQWFRIDANQRLIERLQAEGLQLTAPEETKIVGDGNQKFAGKTFVVTGTLPTLKRDEAKALIQKAGGKVTDSVSKKTDYLVVGEDAGSKLEKALSLGITQLSEAQLLEMLKE